A window of Fodinibius salinus contains these coding sequences:
- a CDS encoding DUF748 domain-containing protein, which produces MKRYQKVLLVICITLLIMVGGIQIYFSFFLDSQIKQTLTNRVQQSINHSFSLTINDLDLHLLGRRITISGATLSSKKQDKKNNLYATIEDIHIRGISFWQLLIYQKLNLKKVQIINPHISLTKAPSSNSSITPRDIRKKLSSNDVLKQQSIPKFSVTGLSLNYTTKNKQNGSSLSFRDSDIHLYEISLDSAALTSNKIITAKNIITDFRDLQYRTANGVYKLSTNQIVFSSFDSSMNIRSLQLKPQFDKASFPKQFKYETNRISLNIPTVEIQNLDPLQLNKANGITAQKVQINKPNLDIFKDKHAPFPPNRQPPLPQQMLKNIPFTLDIDSLSIENGNIKYSQLNPRADTTGYILFADLNADFTNLSNLQNRTKKTNPPTLSVRTNVMDSARLQVQFTFPTSTLKQHISGHLDSMDMRAFNSALEPMAFVRVDKGQILDMNFDMVLDKQEATGKVAFRYKDLKISLLDKESKKEDFGKKMKSLLANTIKIKSKNRAEDLRIGKVNFKRIERKAVFNYWWKSLLSGLKPSIGL; this is translated from the coding sequence ATGAAACGTTATCAAAAAGTGTTGCTGGTCATATGCATAACCCTCCTTATAATGGTCGGTGGTATTCAGATCTATTTTAGCTTCTTTTTAGATTCTCAAATTAAACAAACGCTAACAAACCGTGTTCAACAATCTATAAACCATTCTTTTAGTTTAACGATTAACGATCTGGACTTACATCTGCTGGGAAGGCGTATTACTATCTCCGGAGCTACCCTTTCGTCAAAAAAACAAGACAAAAAAAATAATCTCTATGCCACAATAGAAGATATTCACATTCGAGGAATAAGCTTTTGGCAATTATTAATATATCAAAAGCTTAACCTCAAAAAAGTCCAAATTATCAATCCCCATATTTCACTGACCAAAGCCCCCTCCAGCAATTCTTCTATAACTCCTCGAGATATCCGGAAAAAACTTTCTAGTAACGATGTGCTAAAACAACAGTCAATTCCCAAGTTTTCCGTCACCGGCTTATCTCTAAATTATACTACAAAAAACAAACAAAATGGATCATCTTTGAGCTTTCGCGATAGTGATATCCATTTATATGAAATCTCTCTTGACTCTGCTGCTCTTACAAGCAATAAGATTATCACTGCTAAAAATATTATAACTGACTTTCGTGATCTTCAGTATCGTACAGCCAATGGGGTGTATAAGCTCTCTACCAATCAAATAGTCTTTTCTTCTTTTGACAGTAGTATGAATATTCGTTCTCTACAGCTCAAACCCCAATTTGATAAAGCTTCTTTCCCCAAACAGTTTAAATACGAAACCAACCGGATTAGCCTGAATATACCAACCGTAGAAATACAAAACTTAGATCCGCTGCAATTAAATAAAGCAAACGGCATAACGGCTCAAAAGGTACAGATCAACAAACCTAACCTGGATATATTTAAAGATAAGCATGCACCTTTTCCGCCTAACCGACAGCCTCCCCTGCCCCAGCAAATGCTTAAAAATATTCCATTTACGCTCGATATTGACAGTTTGTCCATAGAAAATGGCAACATCAAATACAGTCAGCTAAACCCCAGGGCCGACACTACAGGCTATATTTTATTTGCTGATCTTAATGCTGATTTCACAAACCTCAGTAATCTTCAAAATCGAACCAAAAAAACAAATCCACCAACACTTTCGGTACGAACTAATGTGATGGATAGTGCTCGTTTGCAAGTACAGTTCACCTTTCCAACGAGCACCCTCAAACAACATATTTCCGGTCATTTAGACTCTATGGATATGCGTGCCTTTAATAGTGCCCTCGAACCTATGGCATTTGTACGAGTGGACAAAGGACAAATTTTGGATATGAATTTCGATATGGTCCTGGATAAACAGGAAGCAACCGGTAAAGTGGCTTTTCGTTACAAAGATTTAAAAATCTCTTTGCTGGATAAAGAATCAAAAAAAGAAGATTTTGGCAAAAAGATGAAATCACTTCTTGCAAACACTATCAAAATAAAATCAAAAAATAGAGCTGAAGATCTCCGTATTGGCAAGGTTAATTTTAAACGAATAGAACGAAAAGCCGTTTTCAATTATTGGTGGAAAAGCTTACTCTCAGGACTCAAACCAAGTATAGGACTTTAA
- a CDS encoding pyridoxal-phosphate dependent enzyme, with translation MQIPNFQDVRQAYLKIRDQVHRTPVLTSQKVNERAGGKLFFKCENFQRVGAFKFRGATHAVGELSSKQAQNGVATHSSGNHAQAVALAAKLRGIPAHIVMPENAPKVKVNAVRDYGANITFSESTQEGREATLQKVVEKTGATFIHPYDNPDIVMGQGSAAIELLEEQPELDIILAPIGGGGLMSGTAIAASGLSPETKIIGTEPEVANDAYLSFKTGERHPVQSTDTVADGLRTSLSPLTFSCIQEHVDAIYTVTEQEIVEAMRFIWERMKIIIEPSCAVPAAAIFNGEIDVQDKKAGIIITGGNIDLDKLPWQD, from the coding sequence ATGCAAATTCCAAATTTTCAAGACGTACGACAGGCATATCTTAAAATACGGGACCAAGTGCATCGAACTCCCGTACTGACGAGCCAAAAAGTGAATGAACGCGCTGGTGGAAAACTTTTTTTCAAATGCGAAAACTTTCAAAGGGTTGGTGCTTTTAAATTCCGTGGCGCTACGCACGCCGTAGGTGAACTATCCAGTAAACAGGCTCAAAACGGAGTAGCCACACACTCCTCCGGTAATCATGCACAAGCTGTAGCACTAGCAGCTAAACTTCGCGGTATCCCCGCTCATATTGTGATGCCCGAAAATGCTCCAAAAGTGAAAGTCAATGCTGTACGGGATTACGGAGCTAATATTACGTTTAGCGAATCTACACAAGAAGGACGGGAAGCAACCCTGCAAAAAGTAGTCGAAAAAACTGGCGCTACCTTTATTCATCCCTATGACAATCCGGATATTGTCATGGGACAGGGCAGCGCTGCTATCGAACTGCTTGAAGAACAGCCAGAGCTTGATATCATTCTTGCTCCTATTGGCGGCGGTGGGCTCATGAGCGGAACAGCGATTGCAGCATCTGGCTTATCACCGGAGACTAAAATTATTGGTACAGAACCGGAAGTAGCTAATGATGCATACCTTTCCTTCAAAACGGGTGAGCGTCACCCTGTTCAAAGCACTGATACCGTAGCAGATGGACTCCGAACATCATTAAGCCCCTTGACCTTTTCCTGTATACAGGAACATGTAGATGCTATTTACACTGTAACAGAACAAGAGATTGTTGAAGCTATGCGCTTTATTTGGGAACGCATGAAAATTATTATTGAACCTTCATGTGCAGTTCCAGCAGCAGCAATTTTTAACGGCGAAATTGATGTTCAAGACAAAAAAGCTGGAATTATTATAACAGGCGGCAATATTGATTTGGATAAATTGCCGTGGCAAGATTAA
- the sucD gene encoding succinate--CoA ligase subunit alpha: MSVLVGNDTRLVVQGITGSEGSFHAEQMIEYGTDVVAGVTPGKGGQTHHDLPVYNTVADAVEKENANTSVIFVPPAFAGDAISEAAFAGIEVIICITEGIPVKDMITAKEIVNNHDATLIGPNCPGVITPGEAKIGIMPGSIFTPGKVGLISRSGTLTYEAVDQLTKADLGQSTAIGIGGDPVIGTTHTDAVKIFENDDETEAIVLIGEIGGTAEEEAAAYIEENVDKPVVAFIAGSTAPPGRRMGHAGAIISGGEGGADAKKQALRDAGVTVVDSPAEIGTTLKELLETA, from the coding sequence ATGAGCGTACTTGTAGGTAATGATACTCGACTCGTTGTACAGGGAATTACAGGTAGTGAAGGTAGCTTCCATGCCGAACAAATGATTGAATACGGTACCGATGTGGTAGCTGGCGTTACACCCGGTAAGGGTGGACAGACGCATCACGATCTGCCAGTTTATAATACGGTGGCTGATGCCGTGGAAAAAGAAAATGCAAATACCTCGGTCATTTTTGTACCACCCGCTTTTGCAGGCGATGCCATTTCTGAGGCTGCTTTTGCCGGTATTGAAGTCATTATCTGCATTACCGAAGGCATCCCCGTAAAGGACATGATTACCGCCAAAGAGATTGTAAATAATCACGATGCCACACTCATCGGTCCTAATTGTCCTGGTGTAATTACTCCCGGAGAAGCAAAGATTGGCATTATGCCCGGCAGCATTTTTACGCCTGGTAAAGTAGGTCTCATCTCTCGTTCCGGAACACTTACATACGAAGCAGTTGATCAGCTTACTAAAGCTGACTTGGGACAAAGCACAGCTATCGGCATCGGCGGCGATCCGGTCATCGGCACTACGCATACTGATGCAGTAAAAATCTTTGAGAACGATGATGAAACCGAAGCTATTGTGCTAATTGGTGAAATTGGCGGTACGGCCGAGGAAGAAGCTGCAGCATATATCGAAGAAAATGTAGATAAGCCGGTGGTTGCATTTATTGCAGGCAGTACGGCACCTCCCGGCCGACGAATGGGGCATGCCGGTGCTATTATTTCTGGTGGTGAAGGCGGTGCCGATGCTAAGAAACAGGCACTGCGCGATGCAGGCGTTACCGTTGTTGATAGTCCTGCTGAAATCGGTACTACGCTCAAAGAATTGCTGGAAACTGCTTAA
- a CDS encoding PepSY-associated TM helix domain-containing protein, with protein sequence MFNINLRRDSRKLHRWGAILIALPFLIVLLSGLFLQVKKEFNWIQPPSQSGSQIGASIPFDSILTTAKSIPKLNVSKWKDIDRLDVRPDDGIIKIRGLNGWEAQIDSHTGQILQVAQRRSDLIESIHDGSWFHDKAKLWLFLPSAVVVLILWLTGIYLFFYPYFAKWYNRKRLKKRKQNRQKE encoded by the coding sequence ATGTTTAATATAAATCTACGGCGTGATTCCCGAAAACTGCATCGCTGGGGTGCTATTCTTATTGCCCTACCCTTTTTAATAGTTCTGCTTTCGGGATTATTCCTGCAGGTTAAAAAAGAATTCAACTGGATTCAGCCTCCGAGCCAATCAGGTAGTCAAATCGGAGCATCTATTCCTTTTGACAGTATCTTAACAACTGCGAAATCAATTCCCAAGCTCAATGTCAGCAAGTGGAAAGATATTGACCGGCTTGATGTAAGACCTGATGACGGGATTATTAAAATTAGAGGACTCAACGGCTGGGAAGCACAAATTGATTCACATACCGGCCAGATATTACAAGTGGCACAACGCAGGTCTGACCTCATCGAGTCTATCCATGACGGTTCTTGGTTCCATGATAAAGCCAAACTGTGGCTGTTTCTACCCTCAGCAGTTGTTGTACTCATTCTCTGGCTCACAGGTATTTACCTTTTTTTCTATCCTTATTTTGCCAAATGGTACAACAGAAAGCGGCTTAAAAAACGTAAACAAAACCGTCAAAAAGAGTGA
- a CDS encoding M14 family metallopeptidase: MLEYRFRYFLFAVAFLLISTSILHAQDKRFQFDPNISYDSEISSPAEFLGYELGSEFSFHSDVVDYLKYLAEESDRIRLKKYAETYEGRGLYFAVISSEGNQSNIDQLRNNNLQLTDPGNLEDNTAESIKGDQPVTVWLSYNVHGNEPSSSEAAMQTAYRLVAGMDAETKKMRSDAITIIDPMLNPDGRDRYVYWYKSSRSALLNSNADDLEHDEIWPGGRTNHYWFDLNRDWVWLVHPESRGRIETYQKWMPQVHLDLHEQGFNSNYFTMPGTTPRNHELPENYEKWADVFGRGVIAEFDDHNINYATREAFDFFYPGYGSSYPSNMGAIGMLAEQGGHSRGGRSVETKDGYKLTLRQRVFDHYTNSIATVRTSIENRKPLLDYFQNAFSEEAKKGDVEAFIIPNNDRSYTGELINIMLQHGVEIGQATENFEVDDAYSYWDGEAESRQFKKGSYIISTDQPRHIFLNTLMKRQLAIGDSVMYDMATWAAPMAYNLDAAWSNDDVKVETTPVTEVSTYDHGVKNSGAGYAYVVDGKQRYAPNALAKFWDAGYRVRVAKKYFTYDGKRYSRGSLVILLGRNYEKRDTIASDMERIAKEAKVTIEGFDTGRMVSGMDLASNDSEPVDRPNVALMVDSPFSSYTAGQIWFLFDQWTEFGINRIRSDRLSYLDLQEYDVLVLPGAWGGLSSTLDSTALDKLKGWVKDGGTLVATESAAEFMSKGKSGFTSVELADEPSKGDKEEDTIKPAAYTTYAAREDSSGLKRIPGSAFQGHIDNTNPLAFGMPNKLFSLKFSDESLVPSTDWQVVGHYSKDSQSVLASGYASPENKKQVAGNAFAGVQRMGSGQVVFLLDNTQYRMFWVGPARMMQNAVMLLHDM; encoded by the coding sequence ATGTTAGAATATCGATTTCGATACTTCCTTTTTGCTGTTGCTTTCCTTTTGATAAGTACCAGTATTTTGCATGCCCAAGATAAACGTTTCCAGTTTGATCCGAATATTTCATATGATTCTGAGATCTCATCTCCGGCAGAATTTTTAGGCTATGAGCTGGGGTCTGAGTTTAGTTTCCATTCAGATGTGGTAGACTACCTGAAATATTTGGCTGAAGAATCTGATCGTATCCGTTTAAAAAAGTATGCCGAAACCTATGAAGGTCGAGGGCTCTATTTTGCAGTAATCAGTTCTGAAGGAAATCAGTCAAATATTGATCAGCTGCGTAATAATAATCTCCAACTTACTGATCCGGGAAATTTAGAGGACAATACAGCGGAATCCATAAAGGGAGACCAGCCTGTTACGGTATGGCTGAGTTACAATGTCCATGGCAATGAGCCGTCTAGTAGTGAAGCAGCTATGCAGACGGCCTATCGGTTGGTTGCGGGAATGGATGCCGAGACCAAGAAGATGAGGAGTGATGCCATTACTATTATTGACCCAATGCTTAATCCCGACGGTCGAGATCGATATGTGTACTGGTATAAATCTTCGCGAAGTGCATTATTAAATTCTAATGCCGATGACTTGGAGCATGATGAGATCTGGCCCGGTGGACGGACTAATCATTACTGGTTTGATCTGAATCGTGATTGGGTTTGGTTGGTGCATCCAGAGTCACGCGGGCGTATTGAAACGTATCAGAAGTGGATGCCCCAGGTTCACCTGGATCTGCATGAGCAGGGTTTCAACAGTAACTACTTTACTATGCCCGGTACAACCCCTCGAAATCATGAGCTGCCCGAGAATTATGAAAAATGGGCAGATGTTTTTGGGCGTGGCGTGATTGCCGAGTTTGATGATCATAATATCAATTATGCCACCCGTGAGGCCTTTGATTTCTTTTATCCCGGTTATGGCTCTTCTTATCCCAGCAATATGGGAGCTATCGGGATGTTGGCAGAACAAGGGGGACACAGTCGGGGCGGCCGTTCCGTTGAAACAAAAGATGGATATAAGTTGACGCTCCGGCAGCGTGTATTTGACCATTATACGAACTCGATTGCAACAGTCCGTACTTCCATTGAAAACCGGAAGCCCCTGCTTGATTATTTCCAAAATGCCTTTAGTGAGGAAGCAAAGAAAGGAGATGTGGAGGCGTTTATTATTCCCAATAATGATCGTTCCTATACCGGTGAGCTGATCAATATTATGTTGCAGCATGGAGTAGAAATAGGGCAGGCAACAGAGAACTTTGAAGTAGATGATGCCTACAGTTATTGGGATGGAGAAGCAGAAAGCCGTCAGTTCAAGAAAGGTAGTTACATTATTTCTACGGATCAGCCACGCCATATATTTTTGAATACGCTTATGAAGCGTCAATTGGCTATTGGGGATTCGGTAATGTATGATATGGCAACCTGGGCAGCTCCTATGGCTTATAATCTGGATGCCGCTTGGTCGAATGATGACGTAAAGGTAGAAACAACTCCGGTAACAGAAGTTTCAACTTATGATCATGGAGTGAAAAACAGTGGGGCCGGTTATGCCTATGTTGTTGATGGAAAACAGCGTTATGCTCCCAATGCACTAGCTAAATTTTGGGATGCCGGTTATCGTGTACGGGTAGCTAAAAAATATTTCACCTACGACGGAAAACGATACAGCCGGGGCAGTCTTGTAATTCTACTTGGCCGTAACTATGAAAAGCGTGATACTATAGCCTCCGATATGGAGCGTATTGCTAAAGAAGCCAAGGTTACGATTGAAGGCTTTGATACCGGACGTATGGTCAGCGGCATGGATTTAGCCTCAAATGACAGCGAGCCGGTTGATAGGCCGAATGTAGCGCTTATGGTCGATAGCCCGTTTAGCTCGTACACAGCCGGTCAGATTTGGTTTCTATTCGATCAATGGACCGAATTTGGAATCAATCGAATTCGAAGTGACCGACTTTCTTACTTAGATCTGCAAGAATATGATGTATTAGTACTGCCCGGTGCCTGGGGCGGATTGTCTTCGACTCTTGATTCTACCGCTTTGGATAAGCTCAAAGGATGGGTGAAAGACGGTGGTACGCTTGTTGCTACCGAAAGTGCTGCAGAATTTATGAGTAAAGGCAAGTCTGGTTTTACTTCTGTAGAGCTTGCGGATGAACCCTCAAAAGGTGATAAAGAAGAGGATACGATTAAACCAGCGGCCTATACAACTTATGCCGCCCGTGAAGATTCATCCGGACTTAAGCGTATTCCGGGTTCAGCTTTCCAGGGGCATATTGATAATACCAATCCACTTGCCTTCGGAATGCCAAATAAGTTATTCTCACTAAAGTTTAGTGATGAGTCATTGGTACCATCAACGGACTGGCAGGTAGTAGGGCATTATAGTAAGGACTCACAATCGGTATTAGCGTCAGGTTATGCTTCTCCTGAAAATAAGAAACAGGTAGCTGGCAATGCTTTTGCTGGTGTCCAACGAATGGGATCCGGGCAGGTAGTCTTTCTACTAGATAACACCCAATATCGTATGTTCTGGGTAGGGCCTGCTCGCATGATGCAAAATGCCGTTATGCTTTTACATGATATGTAA
- a CDS encoding amidohydrolase family protein: MCNYRSLFLSIIIIACTTLAFGQVQKAPERTMGEGPFDRLIIRGVTLVDGTGSPPRGPVDVVVKRNKIAAVQSVGYPDIPINEDRRPQADENTKVIEAEGMYLLPGFIDMHAHTGGEAQGTPAEYVYKLWMAHGITTVREPGSFNGMNWTLRQKERSKNNNITAPRIFSYIGFGMGHDGPITTPKEAREWVQMIAKKGADGIKFFGAPRPVYKAAIEEANKLGLGTMTHHAQTRVVYNNALESARLGLTSITHWYGIPEALFTDQVIQDYPLDYNYNNEQHRFEEAGKLWKQAAQPYSDKWNSVMNEMLQLDVTLNPTFTIYEASRDLSAQRRAEWHKKYTLPSLWEYYKPSRISHGSYWLNWGTEQEVDWKENFDLWFEFVNEFKNRGGRVTLGSDAGYIYKLYGFGYIQEMELFREAGFHPLEIFQSASLKAAEVLNMDNKLGTIETGKLADMILVNANPLKNLKTLYGMGAIHVNKENEVERIGGIQYTIKDGIVYDAQKMLEDVGNMVEKAKKEKDYEITQPGLDY, encoded by the coding sequence ATGTGTAATTATCGATCACTTTTCCTTAGTATTATCATTATAGCATGCACAACTCTTGCCTTTGGGCAAGTTCAGAAAGCTCCTGAACGAACAATGGGCGAAGGTCCTTTCGACCGTCTTATTATCCGCGGTGTAACCTTGGTAGATGGCACGGGTTCTCCGCCACGCGGCCCTGTAGATGTGGTCGTGAAAAGGAATAAGATTGCCGCAGTACAATCAGTGGGATACCCCGACATCCCCATTAATGAAGACCGGCGCCCACAAGCTGATGAAAATACCAAGGTGATCGAAGCCGAGGGCATGTATTTGTTACCCGGATTTATCGACATGCATGCTCATACCGGTGGCGAAGCACAAGGCACCCCGGCCGAATATGTATATAAGCTTTGGATGGCCCACGGCATCACCACTGTACGTGAACCCGGATCCTTTAATGGGATGAACTGGACATTGCGGCAAAAAGAACGTAGTAAAAATAATAACATTACGGCTCCACGTATATTCTCATACATCGGCTTTGGAATGGGACATGACGGTCCTATCACCACTCCCAAAGAGGCTCGTGAATGGGTACAAATGATTGCTAAGAAAGGGGCTGACGGCATTAAGTTCTTTGGAGCTCCCAGACCTGTTTATAAAGCGGCTATTGAAGAAGCCAACAAGTTGGGACTCGGCACCATGACTCACCATGCACAAACACGCGTAGTATATAACAATGCTCTTGAATCTGCACGGTTGGGCCTAACAAGCATTACTCACTGGTACGGTATCCCCGAAGCATTATTTACTGATCAAGTTATTCAGGATTATCCGCTAGACTACAACTATAATAATGAGCAACACCGGTTTGAAGAAGCCGGGAAATTATGGAAACAAGCCGCTCAACCATATAGCGATAAGTGGAACAGCGTGATGAATGAGATGCTACAGCTGGATGTAACGCTTAATCCCACCTTTACCATCTATGAGGCCAGTCGTGATCTGAGTGCTCAACGGCGCGCTGAATGGCATAAAAAATATACCCTCCCCTCTCTATGGGAGTACTATAAGCCCAGCCGTATTTCCCACGGTTCATACTGGCTCAATTGGGGTACCGAGCAAGAAGTAGATTGGAAAGAAAACTTTGACCTTTGGTTTGAGTTTGTCAATGAATTCAAAAATCGCGGCGGGCGTGTAACGCTTGGCTCCGATGCCGGCTATATTTACAAGCTTTACGGCTTTGGATATATACAGGAAATGGAACTCTTTAGAGAGGCCGGTTTCCATCCTCTTGAAATTTTTCAATCGGCTTCACTTAAAGCGGCAGAAGTCCTTAATATGGATAACAAGCTAGGAACTATTGAAACAGGCAAACTGGCCGATATGATACTTGTTAATGCCAATCCGCTGAAAAACCTTAAAACACTTTATGGAATGGGTGCTATCCACGTAAATAAGGAGAACGAGGTTGAGCGAATCGGCGGTATTCAATATACCATCAAAGACGGTATTGTTTATGACGCGCAAAAGATGCTCGAAGATGTAGGAAATATGGTAGAAAAAGCTAAAAAAGAAAAAGATTACGAAATCACTCAACCGGGATTAGATTACTGA
- a CDS encoding TonB-dependent receptor, whose translation MKNHIIRFSITIVLLCTSFLFNNKAAAQSTNKSSTAIKGIVKDKNDNPLPGVNVAFPQLSRGAYTDSEGRYHISDLPTGIYTLIFSFVGYESQKKEIVITKGETKIVSISLTETMLQSEAITVTGTPYASDPLTTPADVDVLTGDTKFAKQQTSLGSSLEELSGVSSISTGSQTGKPVIRGLSGSRVRVLDDGVAMDYQQYGVRHGPNVDPFTSERIEVVRGAASVQYGSDALGGAVNVISNSLPDAIDAQPFLQGQTLGEFSSNNDELAGGLHLDGATGRWGFTSTIIRRVSGNMTTPDVSSNSVSAPKFSGELDHTDYEQLNGSFGIGYQTKIGQLTAEYTRWQNNHNFLLPNGKGLGQNLENNSLQIEGNLQLGNNFILKPSFTYSTNLRQSNAGGANAQPRSELPDQGFAHLDILLKSYTAKTELEHPKVGPFSGTAGLEYKYQDQQTRGIEPLVPSAEIQNIAGFVFEKAKFGDLTLSVGARADVRSQTAAANSDLNLPDYSAGETTDVLEQSYFEFSGSLGGTYQITNTFAIAANVGRGFRAPNLFNLHVDGVHGGIAAYQVGNPHLDSEHSLNTDLSLRWRSSRVKAKASVYRNTINNYIFLVNTGQSAGPNNGGLPILETVQGDARLLGADANISAQVFSWLQLSGTFETVDGKNVDNNISQVDTLPLLPPTKLSGTVKFVQNEIGNFQNTFVSVGIKHSLSKEAAGRYEPFWQFGNTPFGVASTDAYTLFNATVGGEIALWSRPVSLQISAQNILDKSYRDFLNTYKGYTLSAGRNITFRIKVPFTIL comes from the coding sequence ATGAAAAATCACATCATACGTTTTTCGATTACCATTGTATTACTTTGCACTAGTTTCTTATTTAATAACAAAGCCGCTGCTCAATCAACAAACAAATCGTCAACAGCAATAAAGGGTATTGTTAAAGACAAGAATGATAACCCATTACCGGGCGTAAATGTAGCCTTTCCACAGTTGAGCCGCGGTGCTTATACCGATTCTGAAGGGCGCTATCACATTTCTGACTTGCCAACAGGCATCTATACACTCATATTTTCTTTTGTGGGATATGAAAGCCAAAAGAAGGAAATAGTCATTACAAAAGGTGAAACAAAAATAGTTAGCATATCGCTGACAGAAACCATGCTCCAAAGTGAAGCTATCACCGTAACCGGCACTCCATATGCCTCCGATCCGCTGACTACCCCGGCGGATGTTGATGTGCTAACGGGTGATACCAAATTTGCCAAACAACAAACCTCACTGGGAAGCTCTCTCGAGGAACTGTCAGGGGTATCAAGTATCTCAACGGGTAGTCAAACGGGAAAGCCTGTTATCCGTGGACTCAGCGGGAGTCGCGTGCGTGTGCTCGATGACGGTGTAGCCATGGATTATCAGCAATATGGGGTGCGTCATGGTCCTAATGTAGATCCTTTTACCTCCGAACGCATTGAAGTTGTTCGCGGAGCGGCCAGCGTACAATACGGTTCGGATGCCCTGGGCGGTGCCGTAAATGTAATATCGAATTCATTGCCTGATGCTATTGATGCTCAACCCTTTTTACAGGGACAAACGCTCGGTGAATTTTCCTCGAACAATGATGAGCTTGCGGGTGGTTTGCACCTGGATGGGGCCACCGGACGATGGGGATTTACAAGCACAATTATTCGAAGAGTATCCGGCAATATGACTACTCCCGATGTGTCGTCTAATAGTGTCTCTGCTCCGAAATTTTCGGGAGAACTTGACCATACCGACTATGAGCAGTTGAACGGGAGCTTCGGCATCGGCTATCAAACTAAAATAGGACAACTCACTGCTGAATATACCCGTTGGCAAAACAACCATAATTTTCTACTGCCCAACGGCAAAGGATTGGGGCAAAATCTTGAAAATAACTCCCTGCAGATCGAAGGAAATCTTCAGCTCGGCAACAACTTTATCTTGAAGCCAAGTTTCACTTACTCTACTAATCTTCGTCAGTCAAATGCCGGCGGAGCTAACGCTCAGCCCAGAAGTGAACTCCCTGACCAAGGGTTTGCTCATCTTGACATTCTTCTCAAAAGCTATACAGCCAAAACTGAGCTGGAACATCCAAAGGTAGGACCTTTTTCTGGAACTGCTGGACTGGAGTATAAGTACCAAGACCAACAAACGCGCGGTATAGAACCGCTGGTACCGTCGGCTGAGATACAAAATATTGCAGGATTTGTATTCGAAAAAGCAAAGTTTGGGGATCTTACGCTTTCTGTAGGTGCCAGAGCTGATGTCCGTTCCCAAACGGCAGCCGCCAACAGTGATTTAAACCTGCCTGATTACTCAGCAGGTGAAACGACAGATGTCCTAGAACAATCCTATTTTGAATTTAGTGGTTCACTTGGGGGTACCTACCAAATTACAAATACTTTCGCCATCGCGGCTAATGTTGGGCGCGGATTCCGAGCACCCAACCTGTTCAATCTACATGTAGACGGCGTGCATGGTGGCATAGCAGCTTACCAAGTAGGTAATCCACATTTAGATTCCGAACACTCATTAAATACCGATCTGTCGCTCCGTTGGCGCTCATCTCGCGTTAAAGCTAAAGCTTCGGTCTATCGCAATACCATCAACAACTACATATTTCTAGTTAATACGGGTCAATCTGCAGGCCCCAACAACGGCGGGCTTCCCATTTTGGAAACCGTGCAGGGTGATGCCCGGCTGCTGGGAGCTGATGCTAATATTTCTGCCCAGGTATTTTCATGGCTACAGCTTTCGGGTACCTTTGAAACAGTGGACGGCAAAAATGTGGACAATAACATTTCTCAGGTTGATACACTGCCGCTACTGCCACCAACAAAGTTAAGCGGGACAGTAAAATTTGTTCAAAATGAGATCGGCAATTTTCAAAATACGTTTGTAAGTGTCGGTATAAAACATTCACTTTCAAAGGAGGCTGCCGGACGTTATGAGCCATTCTGGCAGTTCGGAAATACTCCATTTGGAGTAGCCTCAACAGATGCTTATACCCTGTTTAATGCTACCGTTGGTGGTGAAATAGCACTATGGAGTCGCCCGGTTTCCCTGCAAATATCCGCCCAAAACATTCTCGATAAATCCTATCGGGATTTTCTGAATACTTACAAAGGATATACGTTAAGTGCTGGTAGAAATATTACATTCAGAATTAAAGTCCCTTTTACCATTCTTTAA